The following proteins come from a genomic window of Gemmatimonadota bacterium:
- a CDS encoding prolyl oligopeptidase family serine peptidase → MAALCRTISAPRVFRTLALCVGLALAPVSLLAQNANDVGTWRAQDVLREEQYVAPPSAIADAVLAPRYLNVTLREVSPDGRWFVNEVGDGPVTMDRFSKPFHDLGGEFIDFRANRDRNLTIRSNVGIQIISAADGSVRDVQVPRGARVSNATWSPDGSRLAFFVHTDDATHLYVADPANGRARQLTRTPVLATLYTGFDWSNDGRLLATVLIPDRRAPMPTESSVPAGPRLKLTEDGQNMLRTYASLLATPHDKALLEWHVTGQVAVIDVESRRVTPIGQPTMVRSLDLSPNGEFVRVTRMTQPFSYIVPVGNFGSVEEVWDRSGVALATLRVDSLDLGVQDDDAPQNGGFGGGDQNGKRELAWRADGNGLTWLEQEPAPEGEEQAEPAEEGERRPRRKDRVLQWLPPFEEGAATVVYESDSRISTHRFSPDHRTLFLSERTGQRVHEYAVDLSAPGEKHTLARYASDDFYANPGALLMADGRVGGGGGFGGFRRGGPPGNGAVVQLSPDGGHVYYVGTTYAKDPMEEGPKAFLDRVPIRGGEKTRLFEGDNEGVSEQLLAVLDAEVGRLIVSRESQADVPQSYLRAEGRLTQLTHNRDYTPDLTRAPVQRFVVERPDGFRFRVTVNLPPDYQEGTRLPAMFWFYPREYTDQENYDEGARTFDKNAFPNFGTRSMQYLVRLGYAVVEPDAPIVGRQGQMNNNYEHDLRNNLAAVIDELDRRGIIDRQRLGIGGHSYGAFSTANAMVHTPFFKAGIAGDGNYNRTFTPLSFQNERRILWDAKDTYLSMSPFLYANNLTGALLMYHGMHDQNVGTDPDHTPRLFHALNGLGKTAAMYLYPFEDHGPATKETLLDLWARWTAWLEVYLENPAESRAVSEDQG, encoded by the coding sequence GTGGCCGCCCTTTGTCGAACCATTTCTGCTCCCCGGGTCTTTCGGACGCTGGCGCTCTGCGTGGGCCTGGCCCTGGCCCCGGTGTCCCTGCTGGCCCAGAACGCAAACGACGTCGGCACCTGGCGTGCTCAGGACGTGCTGCGTGAAGAACAGTACGTGGCGCCACCAAGCGCCATCGCCGACGCCGTGCTCGCGCCGCGCTACCTGAACGTGACGCTCCGCGAGGTCAGCCCCGACGGACGTTGGTTCGTCAACGAGGTCGGGGACGGTCCGGTCACCATGGACCGCTTCTCCAAGCCGTTCCACGATCTGGGCGGCGAGTTCATCGACTTCCGCGCCAATCGGGACCGGAACCTCACGATTCGGAGCAACGTGGGGATCCAGATCATCTCGGCCGCGGACGGATCCGTCCGCGATGTCCAGGTGCCGCGCGGAGCGCGGGTCTCCAACGCGACCTGGTCCCCGGACGGGAGTCGCCTGGCGTTCTTCGTGCATACGGACGATGCAACGCACCTCTACGTGGCCGATCCGGCGAACGGGCGGGCCAGACAGCTCACGCGCACGCCCGTGCTGGCCACGCTGTACACGGGCTTCGACTGGTCAAACGATGGCCGCTTGCTCGCCACCGTGTTGATTCCGGACCGCCGCGCCCCGATGCCTACCGAGAGCTCGGTGCCTGCGGGTCCACGGCTCAAGCTGACGGAGGACGGGCAGAACATGCTCCGAACCTACGCCAGCTTGCTGGCAACGCCCCACGACAAGGCGCTTCTGGAGTGGCATGTCACCGGGCAGGTCGCGGTCATCGACGTCGAGAGCCGCCGGGTCACGCCGATCGGGCAGCCCACCATGGTGCGGTCGCTCGACCTCTCCCCGAACGGGGAGTTCGTACGGGTCACGCGGATGACGCAGCCCTTCAGCTATATCGTGCCGGTGGGCAACTTCGGCAGCGTCGAGGAGGTGTGGGACCGGAGTGGCGTGGCCCTGGCCACGCTGCGCGTCGACTCGCTCGACCTGGGCGTGCAGGACGACGATGCGCCACAGAACGGCGGTTTTGGAGGCGGCGACCAGAACGGGAAGCGCGAGCTGGCCTGGCGTGCCGACGGGAACGGCCTCACCTGGCTGGAGCAGGAGCCCGCCCCCGAGGGCGAGGAGCAAGCGGAGCCGGCGGAGGAAGGGGAGCGTCGGCCCCGCCGCAAGGACCGCGTGCTGCAGTGGCTGCCCCCGTTCGAGGAGGGGGCCGCTACGGTCGTCTACGAGTCGGATAGCCGCATCAGCACGCATCGTTTCTCGCCGGACCATCGGACCCTCTTCCTGTCCGAGCGCACCGGCCAGCGGGTGCACGAGTACGCGGTCGATCTGTCTGCTCCCGGCGAGAAGCACACGTTGGCGCGTTACGCGAGCGACGACTTCTACGCGAACCCCGGGGCGCTCCTGATGGCCGATGGTCGAGTGGGCGGGGGCGGTGGCTTCGGGGGCTTCCGTCGTGGAGGACCTCCAGGGAACGGCGCCGTGGTCCAGCTCTCGCCGGACGGAGGTCACGTCTACTACGTGGGGACCACGTACGCCAAGGACCCCATGGAAGAGGGACCCAAGGCGTTCCTGGACCGAGTGCCCATCCGGGGCGGCGAGAAGACGCGACTGTTCGAGGGCGACAACGAGGGCGTCTCCGAACAACTGCTCGCAGTGCTGGACGCGGAGGTCGGGCGCCTGATCGTGAGCCGTGAGTCGCAGGCCGACGTGCCGCAGTCCTATCTGCGCGCCGAGGGTCGACTGACCCAGCTCACGCACAACCGGGACTACACCCCCGACCTGACTCGTGCCCCCGTCCAGCGCTTCGTGGTGGAGCGCCCGGACGGATTCCGCTTCCGGGTCACGGTCAACCTGCCCCCGGACTACCAGGAAGGCACGCGGCTCCCCGCGATGTTCTGGTTCTACCCACGCGAGTACACGGACCAGGAGAACTATGACGAGGGAGCGCGGACGTTCGACAAGAACGCCTTCCCCAACTTCGGCACGAGGTCCATGCAATACCTCGTGCGCCTGGGCTACGCAGTGGTCGAGCCCGACGCCCCTATCGTCGGGCGTCAAGGTCAGATGAACAACAACTACGAGCACGATCTACGCAACAACCTCGCGGCCGTGATCGACGAGCTCGACAGGCGGGGGATCATCGACCGCCAACGACTGGGAATCGGTGGGCACTCCTACGGTGCGTTCTCCACGGCCAACGCCATGGTGCATACGCCGTTCTTCAAAGCGGGCATCGCGGGGGACGGCAACTACAATCGGACCTTCACCCCGTTGAGCTTCCAGAACGAGCGACGGATTCTCTGGGACGCGAAGGACACCTACCTGTCCATGTCCCCCTTCTTGTACGCCAACAACCTGACCGGTGCCTTGCTCATGTACCACGGCATGCACGATCAGAACGTGGGAACCGATCCGGATCACACGCCGCGGCTCTTCCACGCGCTCAACGGATTGGGCAAGACGGCTGCGATGTACCTCTACCCCTTCGAGGACCACGGACCGGCGACCAAGGAGACGCTCCTGGACCTGTGGGCCCGCTGGACGGCCTGGCTGGAAGTGTATCTGGAGAATCCGGCGGAGAGTCGCGCGGTGAGCGAGGATCAGGGATAG